From Hydractinia symbiolongicarpus strain clone_291-10 chromosome 12, HSymV2.1, whole genome shotgun sequence, one genomic window encodes:
- the LOC130621212 gene encoding melanopsin-like, producing the protein MTEEVVPKASAYGNGIVSFFLVLIVIFGNLSIIVIYVKFKKVRDMNNTAVTLLSFGDFLRGTIVMPTKIFNQLTLANSLAEPLCQLTALTSAFSFVFNPMVLAMIAIIRYCKISPNVSRTFLITERRFNIACFIIFMISIAFACLPTWGVGIYDYSIYHGVCFTDWSPENRVFRTIFYSIVVGLAFPILTTCYTLLFVELRRHKNNVLSSYNVNGSQSENSFTGVEIPRKHTVTFRKSESGEHQRVRTVSNLSIEVNIQNEIQSPIKDGSISKNGPTVITTNEIAVIVTSETTVCDAYDHNRLNMQRQRVAKHLSKQEYQVTKLMIMIFIAYCVCWIPAAVVNIAALVNVKNVPVHCFTLYKIKKRRDLRIILTARNNAKQNSKTEVGIRHLAAANKDTAPQAAFHTAAFFYRFGDFYLTS; encoded by the exons ATGACTGAAGAGGTCGTACCTAAAGCAAGCGCTTACGGTAACGGTATTGTATCCTTCTTCCTTGTTTTAATAGTGATTTTTGGTAACTTAAGTATCATTGTCATCTACGTGAAATTTAAGAAAGTAAGAGACATGAACAACACTGCCGTAACATTACTATCGTTTGGCGACTTTTTACGAGGAACCATTGTCATGCCAACGAAGATTTTCAACCAATTAACGCTTGCTAACTCACTAGCTGAACCATTGTGTCAGTTGACAGCACTCACAAGCGCGTTTTCGTTTGTTTTTAACCCTATGGTACTTGCAATGATAGCAATTATTCGTTATTGTAAAATTTCTCCGAACGTTAGTCGAACGTTTCTAATCACGGAGAGGCGTTTTAACATAGCTTGTTTCATAATCTTTATGATATCTATCGCCTTTGCTTGTTTACCTACATGGGGCGTTGGTATTTATGATTATAGCATTTACCATGGCGTATGTTTCACCGACTGGAGTCCAGAGAATCGTGTGTTTCGTACAATATTTTATAGCATCGTGGTTGGCTTAGCTTTTCCAATTCTTACTACGTGTTATACCTTGTTGTTCGTTGAGCTAAGAAGACACAAGAACAACGTGTTGTCGAGTTACAACGTGAATGGCAGTCAAAGTGAGAACTCCTTCACAGGTGTGGAAATACCAAGAAAGCACACTGTCACGTTTAGGAAAAGTGAATCAGGAGAACATCAAAGAGTGAGAACTGTATCTAATCTCAGCATCGAAGTAAACATTCAGAACGAAATACAAAGTCCAATCAAAGATGGTAGCATTTCTAAAAATGGTCCCACTGTTATAACAACCAATGAGATTGCTGTTATAGTTACATCAGAGACGACCGTGTGCGACGCATATGATCACAATCGGTTAAATATGCAGAGACAAAGGGTAGCCAAACATTTATCCAAACAGGAATACCAAGTCACAAAATTAATGATAATGATTTTCATAGCATATTGCGTATGTTGGATCCCTGCTGCTGTTGTTAATATCGCAGCTTTAGTCAACGTTAAAAACGTTCCAGTTCATTG CTTTACtttgtataaaataaaaaaaagacgtGATCTCAGAATAATACTAACAGCACGCAACAACGCAAAACAGAACAGCAAAACAGAAGTGGGTATACGTCATCTTGCGGCTGCAAACAAAGACACCGCACCGCAGGCCGCTTTTCATACAGCAGCATTTTTTTACCGTTTTGGGGATTTTTATCTTACGAGTTGA